The genomic region TGAATGTTGTGGCAGACGGTAAAGTGATTGAAACCATGAAGACAACCTTTATTGCGCCGCCAGGAAAATAAAATATGCATGTTTCCGATGGTCAAATCACAAGAATGAGAATCCTTGTTGACCATTGAAGACAAACACACACACTTACAAAAAAGGAATGAACTGGGGATATAAAATAGTATTTGGATTGGGCGCCTTTGTGCTCTTCATCGTAGGTTTAGCCATTTACATGGTTTCTAACGATACAGATACGCTGGAAGATGATGATTATTACGAACGTAGCTTGAATTACGATGAAACTTATCGTAAGAAAGAGAACTTAAATCATAATCATGCAAAACCGACGATACGAATTAGTCAAGATACCATGTTGATCAAATTCATATCGGCGGATAATAAAGGACAGCTTCATTTTAAGCGTCCTGATGATAATAAGCTGGATGTTTCGCTTCCTTTCGCGACGCCTACTGACCAGTTCAAACTACCGCTTAGTACCTTTAAGAAAGGTAATTGGAATTTGGAAATCGATTGGAAAAGTGGTGCTGATAGCTATTTAGTCGATCAACACGTTTACTATTAGGAAATGACTTACCATTATCTTGCATTCTTTATGGGCCTTTTGGGCAGTATCCACTGCGCAGTAATGTGCGGTCCGTTATTGATTGCAATTCAAGGAGGTCATCAAATTTCCTGGAAAACTACTTTTAACAAGCTGATTTACCAATTAGGGCGCATCCTGACCTATGGCATGCTCGGTCTGATTTTAGGCTTATTGGGAAATGCTGCTGCAATACAGGGCTGGCAGCAAATCTTCAGTTTGGTTACAGGTGTGATTTTAACAGCATTGGGCTTGTTCTATATTTTTGGAAAGAGTTCAAAGCAATTAGCAAGCTTTCAAACCAAGGCAATTCAGCCTTTCGCCAAGTTTATGGGAAAATGGTTGTACCGTCCGGGAGGCAGTTTTGTTGCTGGTGTGCTAAACGGTCTTTTGCCCTGCGGAATGGTGTATATGGCTTTAGCATCTGCTGTTAATGCGAGTTCGCTAGAAAATAGTTTTCTGTTTATGGTTCTGTTCGGATTAGGAACTTTACCACTATTATTACTATTCTCCTTCGTGGGGAATTTCCCGAGAAAAATCTTTAAGAAGGGATTTACGACGGTCTTGCCAATACTTTTTATCCTGATGGGTGTTTGGTTTATTTTACGCGGTGCCAATCTGGATATTCCCTATCTTTCGCCCTTATTGCATGTCGATGGCGCAATGAATTGCGCTTAACCCATACTGCTTTCCTACATCTTTACTCTTCAAAATAGTGTATATCGGGCGTTTATTTCCGCTATTGCTAATTCTTTTCTATCTTGCTCTTGTTCCTCAAACTTTTGGTTAGAAGTATGGTTGTATTAAGAGGACAACTTTTAAAGTACTTTTTCTATCGATATGACTGAATATTTGCAGCCTATAATACAGTTTTTTGAACAATGGGGATGGATACCCACGACGATTATTTACCTAGGTGTTATTATAACGATTCTTATCGAAAATAGAAACCCGACGAAGACCATTTCTTGGGTCATGGTAATCGTCTTTCTTCCACTTGTCGGTGTTATTCTATATTATCTTTTCGGTCAAAAGTTTTCTAAAGTCAAGAAGCTCAAGCGTATTAATCAAGAACAATCTCTTCGATTGAAGAAAGAGTTTAAGCGATTGGAGCCGTTGATGGCCTGGTCCATACAGAATATCCACAATAAGATTGGCGATTTCGCACGCGTTTATTCGTATTTAAAAAATGAACGGCTTTCGTCGCCTACGCTGAATAACGAAGTAACGCTATTGGTTAATGGGGAAGAAAAATTTAAGTATTTCTTGGAGTCATTAGAGGGTGCAACGCATTCGATTCACATGGAATACTACATCTTCGACCTGGATGATATCGGAACCAAAGTTCTGAATATCCTTGAACGCAAGGCAACCGAAGGTTTGAAGGTGCGCCTCATTGTGGATAGCTTTGGCTCGCCGCGACTGGTTCGGCATATGCGGAAGATGCGCGGTAAAACTAATATTGAATTTCAGGCATTTCTGCCTGTGACTTTTACTTCGTTGGCCAACAGCAATTATCGTAATCATCGGAAGATTGCAGTAATCGATGGTTATACAGCCTATATCGGCGGGATAAACATTTCCGACCGGTACATCAATCCAAATGAATTTGGGCTATACTGGCGCGATACTTCCGTGAAAGTTGTAGGAAATGCGGGTACCATGTTCCAAATCAGCTTTTGGAATTCCTGGAACCAAACCGATGGGGAACCCTTCGATTTGGAAGATGGATATTTGCGGGATATGCCAGTCGTTGCTGAGCAGCTGAGTGCCGTAGCATTAGTATCGAGCGATCCGGGATCTTTGGGTCCTTTTAATATGGAGGCTTTATTGCTGAGCATTGGCGAAGCAAATGAAAGCATCAAATTATGTACACCCTATTTTATCCCGTCGGAGGAATTAGCGACAGCATTAAAGACCGCCGCTGGCGCTGGAGTTGATGTAGAATTGATGATTCCGGCAAGTGGCGACTCCTGGATAGTACAACATGCGACTTTTTCGTTCTTAAAGCCTCTGTTAGAGCGCGGAGTCAAGGTTTACCTGTATGAAAAAGGCTTCTTACATGCTAAGACGGCAGTAATCGATGGCAAGATCGCTTATGTTGGGACTGTTAATCTAGATTTTCGAAGTTTCTATATTAACTACGAGGTAGCGACAGTAATTTCTAATAAGTCATTTTGTGCTCAAATGGATAATCAGTTTGAAATTGATAAGAAAGAATGTTCTATAGTGACCTTAAAGGATTGGAAACAAAGAAAGGCATGGAAGCGTGGTATTGACTCCTTATGCCGTTTGCTAGCGCCTTTATTATAGTTTAAGCATTGTTAAATTTCCGGTTTCATGGCATTCTTCTCCAAAAATTAGATATATTTAGCTTTTTGAAAAACTGAAGAATCGATGAGGAAAATAAATCGCATACTTTTCATAATTCTAACACTTTTAGCTGTCTCTAATTTCTCGAATGCCCAAGAAAAACCCGCCATCCCAATTAATACTGCGGTGGAGAATGTGCAAAAGTTCTTTACAGTCTATCCAGTAGAAAAAATACACCTACATTTCGATAAACCTTATTATGCAGTAGGGGATACGCTATGGTTCAAAACTTATTTGAACACCAATCTCTTCAATTATGACCCAAGTAAGGTCGCCTATGTGGAGATATTGAATAGTCGTGATTCCTTAATGCAAACGCTTCGTGTACCGTTAAAGGATGGTGCCGGAAAAGGACAGTTAGTATTAGATCCTCAGTTCTGGTCGCAGGATAATTATAGAGTCCGCGCCTATACCAAATGGATGATGAACTTCGATATGGGATACTTCTTTAATAAGGTAATTCCAATCGGAGATGCAATTAATAAGAAGCTAGGATCAGATGTAAGCTTTGAACCGGATGGCAATAAGACCAAAGCCATACTCCAATTCCGCAATCGACAGGGTGAGTTATTGAGCCGTAAAAAGCTAACGTGGGAAGCTAACGATGGCTGGGATCCTTTCGATAAAGGCAAAGGCGAAACCGATGCTTTAGGTCGTGTTATTGTTAGTTTATCTAATAAAGAAAAAGAGAAGTTCAAGAACGGACGCTTAGTTATTAAGCTTGAAGATGGGGAAACCTTAGTGGGACAATATCCACTACGCAATGCAATATGGGAGGCTGATGTACAGTTCTTCCCAGAAGGAGGTGATTTAATATCGGGTATCTCTAAGAAAGTAGCCTTTAAAGCAGTCAATTCTACTGGTCTTGGCCTGAAAGTAAAAGGAAAGATTATCGATAGCAAAAAGCAAGAGGTAGCAAGTTTTGAGGACTTAGGATTGGGTATGGGTTCTTTCAATTTAGTACCTATTAGCGGAGAAACATATAAAGCTGTTGTTACCTTCGACAATGGCGAACAGAAGACATATGATTTACCGGCCGTTGTTGATAATAAAGTTAATGTCGTTTTTGCGAAACAAGAAGGTGAGTTTATCAACCTAGGTATTGTTACGAATGACAGCCATTTCCAAACTGTACAGAATAAACCTTTCTATGTCTTCGGACAGCTGAATGGTCATTTAGTATATGCTGCACAGGCTTCGATGAAGAGCGCAGCGGTATCTATCCGTATCCCCATTAAGGAACTTCCGAACGGGATAGTACAGATAACGCTTCTTTCTCCGGATGGCGAGCCACTTTCAGAGCGCCTTGTATTCATTCAACCGCAGAAGTTGATCGATATTCAAGTAAAAACCGATAAGGACAGTTACGCTCGTAAAGACTTGGTGAAAATGAAATTGAATGTGAATAGTCCGGTAGATAGCTTAATCGGGAACTACTCAGTCTCGGTTATTGACGAATCGAAAGTGCCATTTAATGATGACAACGACAGAACCATCGTTAGTAGTATGTTGCTTACGTCGGATTTAAAAGGTTATGTGGAGAAGCCGAACTATTACTTCAATGAGAAGAATACCAACCGTTTAGAAGCCTTAGACGCTTTGATGATGACACAAGGATTCAGACGCTTTGATTATAAACAATTAGTGCAAGGGAAGCTTCCTCAGGTGCGTTTTATGCCAGAGCAAGGTATCACCTTGAGCGGGATATTACGCTTAAATACAGGTCGTCCGCAACCTAATGGTGGCTTACTTTTGACTATTCCAGGCGCAGCCATTAAGAAAGATACTTACACAGATAACAATGGTGTATTCAAGTTCGAGAATCTGGTGTTCCAAGATTCGTTGAAAGCGACTATCAACGCTAGAGGAAACGACAATTTCCGCAATCTTGTCATCAATATGGATCAAACATTCTATCCGGAAATTGATCAAAATAGTCCTTATTTCAGTGCGGGTATTCAGAATATTGACCAAAATATGTCTGCATATTTAGATAACAGTAAAAAGGAATTCCGTACCTCAATTTTGATTGATGAGGTCGTTGTGACAGCGACTCAAGAGAAGAAACAGTCGAGTAAGGACTTCTCTGCGCTATCTGGATTATCTATGCCGGATCACCGTATTGAAGGTAGTCGTCTGCAAGGGTGTAATGTATTGAGCATGTGTTTAAATACCTTGCTAACGGGCATTACATATGATGTTAATACCTTGAAATACTATGTAACACGTAACTACAACCAGGGAAGCCGCGTTCCGGTGCAGTTCTTCTTAAACGGTATGCCGATTGATGAGCCTTCTTTGAATTCCATCACGATAGCTGAAATCGAAGGCATTGAAATCTTCTTGAGAGATGATTTAGGAACTGTTCGCAATATCTATCAGAATGATGGTGTTGTGTCTATCATCACGAAGAAAGAGAAAAAGCAACCGCGTATGACGGCGGCGCAGATTGAAGCCATGCTACCGAAGTCCAATGTCGTTGAGTTACACCCATTAGGATACGTGAAACAACGTGCATTTTATACGCCGAAATATGCTACCCCTGAGAGCAAGAATACGAACGACTACAGAACAACCGTATATTGGAATCCAGAAATCAGGGTAGAAAAGAATGGTGAAATAGACCTAGAATTCTACAATGCTGATGGAACCGGTAAATATAAAGTGGTCGTTGAAGGTAATGATGTACAGGGTAATGTAGGCCGGAAGGTTTACTATTACAATGTTAAGTAGGATTAGATATAAGATATCAGACATTAGATATTAGACATTGCAAGAAAGGTTCGAAGGCTACTTCGGACCTTTTTACATTTCTCATTAACACGTTATCGAGGGTTATTACTGTTGTGTTAGCAGCAAGTTCTGCTACTTTCGAATATTCAAGATAACTGCTGTTAGAATCACCGCAATCCCCAATAGGGCATACTCGCTAAATGTTTCCTGAAACAGGAAATATCCAAAAACTAACGCATAGATTACACCCAAATAGTTTAAACTGGCGACTTTGGCAAGATTGGCTCGCTGGTAGGAAAGCGTCATGTAGTATTGTGCAATCTGCGTGAAGATTCCGATTAGCAATAAAACAGCCCAATCCCAACCTTGTGGGTTTTCCCAATGCATTAACGTATATACGCCGACAAAAGGAAGGGTGATGAGCGGAAAATAGAAGATGATAACCAAGGGATGCTCGGAGGTCTTCAATTTGGAGATGATATTATACGCTAGCCCAGCGAATAGTGCCGCCGTTAATCCAATAACCAAGTCTAAGGTCGAAATCCGAGGATCGAAGCCTTTCAACATAATGACACCGGCAATTGCCAATCCGAAATATAAATAGCGAATAGGCTTAACAGGCTGTTTTACAATAAAGATTCCCAATATCGCTGTAAAGAAAGGAGAGAGGTAATTTATAGTAACTGCAGAGGCCAGCGGAATATGCTGCAAGGTGTAAAAAGAGCCGACTAATCCGATACAGCCCGCTACGCCACGCAAGATTAACAAAGGCTTGTTGTTCCCAAATACGGGGATCTTATCACGCTTGAGAATAACGTAGGAAGCGACTAAGCTGAAGACCGATCGAAAGAAAACCACTTCGACCGTCGGGATGTGAGAGACATATTTCACACATACGTTCATCAAGGCAAAGAACAGCCCTGCTAAAAGCATGTACTTGATACTATCTTTTTCTTCCACTATTGCACAGGGTCATTATGTTTCTTAACCACCTCGCGGATACCCGTTTCCGGGTCTATTTCCAGTTCTGTCTGCTTCACCAGCACCGCAAATGATGAAGGTTGGATGCCCTTTCCATATTTGATGGCGTATTCCTTCGTAAACTCTGCTCCGAAGTACAGAATTGCCGAAGAGTAATAAACCCAAGCCAACAAGATAATAATCGATCCTGCAGCTCCGTATGACGAAGCAGTCATGTTCTGACTTAAGTATACCGAAATGCCATACTTGCCGAGCATGAATAGAAAAGAAGTAAACAAAGCTCCTCCCAAAATATCCTTAAATCGAACTTTCGCATCCGGCAGGAAGGCATAGATGGTACCAAATAGGGTCGTGATGACTAAGAATGTAATGCTCGTATTCACCATGTCGATGAGGCTGATATCCCAATGTTGGATAAATTGGTTGAAGTAATCAGTCATAATCCCGATCAAACTACTCACGATCAGCGACGCCATTAAGAGGAAAACAAGTCCTAAAATCATTGAGAACGAAATCAGCCGGTTGATGATCAGCTTCAGCCAACCTTTCTTGGGCTTCGGTTTTACTTTCCAGATTGTATTGATGGAGTTTTGAATATCCACAAAGATGGTCGTCGAAGTGAACATTAAAGTAGCCGAACCGATGATGATGCCGATGTTCGACTTACTGTCCAATGAAATCTTGGATACCGTCGATTCCAAGGTAGAGGCTATTTCTCGTCCGAAGAGCTCGCTCAGTTCGTCCATCACCTGTTCGCGCGCACCAACTGTGCCGTCCAAATGCTCCCCATAGAAAAAACCTAAGGTCCACGTCAATATCAATAACAGTGGACCTATAGAAAATACAGTATAATAAGCTAATGAAGCACTGAGCTTCATGCAATTGTCCTCGATAAAACCATTTACAGCATTGACTAATAGTCCCCAAAATTCCTTTAGTTTGGTCCAAACAGTAATTATCATAGGCAGCTCTTATTCCTTATAAATATTTTTGATTAGTTCTTCGTTTTTCTGTAGAATGACCTTGCGCTTCAGGCTCAACTTCGGCGTTAGCTCTCCGTTGTCGATGGTCCATTCCTTGGAAAGCAATTTAAATTTCTTCACTTGTTCCCAATGTCCAAAGTTAGCCATTGCTTGTGAAATTATTTGCTCATATTTTGTTAAAACTTCACCTTGCTTAATTGCTTCTTCTTTAGAGCTATAGGGGATACCTTTATGTTTGCAATATTTTTCTAACTCTTCAAACGCAGGAACTATCAATGCTGCAGGGAATCGCTGGTTTTCGCCAATTACCATCACTTGCGCAATCAGTGTAGACTCCATCAACTTATTCTCCAACACCTGCGGTGCAACGTATTTACCACCTGCTGTTTTGAACATTTCTTTCTTCCGATCCGTAATCCGTAGGAAACCGTCTGGGGTCAGCTCGCCAATATCGCCCGTATGAAAGTAACCATTACTATCAAAGGCCTCTTTCGTCGCTTCATCATTTTTGTAGTAACCCTTAGTGATGCTAGGACCCTTAACCATAATCTCGCCGTCCTCGGCAATTTTTACATCCAGGTTATTTAAGACACGACCTACCGTACCGAATTTTACGTCATCTTCATCCCAGGAATTAACAGCGATAACAGGAGATGTCTCAGTAAGACCATAGCCTTCCAGGACCTTGATACCAGCAGCCCAAAATACACGTGCTAACCGCTCCTGCAGCGCCGCTCCTCCAGAAATAATAATCTTGATGTTGCCACCCAAGGCCTCTTTCCATTTCGAGAAGATTAATTTGCGCGCAATACCCAGCTTAAAGTTATAGAATGCTGAGTTCGTCTTTGGCTCCTGATATTTTAGCCCCAAATCCAAAGCCCAGAAGAATAGCGATTTCTTAATCCCGGTCAGATCCTTGCCCTTCGCAACAACCTTATCATACACCTTTTCCAGTACACGAGGCACTGTGGTAAATAAATCCGGTTTTACATCGTTGATATCAACTACGATATTATCCAGATTTTCAGCATAGTAAATCTGTACCCCCCGAGAGAAATACATGTAAACAACCATGCGCTCAAATATATGGCAGAGTGGTAAAAAGCTTAGCGCCTTCTTATATTCAGTGGTAATCAAGTGATTACAAGCTTGGACATTGCTCAGTAAATTTTCGTGTGAAAGGTAAACCCCTTTTGGCTTTCCGGTAGTTCCGGAAGTATAGATTAACGTCAATAGATCATCCGCCACAACAGCATCGTTATAAGGCGTTAAATCTACATCATTCGCTTTGCCTAAGTCGGCAACCTCCATATAATACTTTCTACCCTCGAGCTTGTCGAACGTATAAGTTTCTATATTGATGTCGTTTTCCTTCATCGCCAAATCAGCCTTTGTTGCTAGTTCTTCGTTACTAACAAACACCATTTTTACATCCGCGTCATTGATGATGTATATCAAATCCTGATTGGAAAGGGTAGGGTATAAAGGCACCGTGGCAACACCCAACTGGTTACAGGCGAAATCAATAAAGTTCCATTCCGGACGATTTCCCGACATGATCGCTACGCGATCGCCTTTCTTGATCCCCCGTGCAATCAATCCTTTACTTAAATTATTAACTATATCGACGAATTCCGCCGTAGAAAAGGTACGCCATTGATCTCCCGCACGACCAGCAACCATGATGTCCTTGGCATACTCCGTCTTGTAATTTATAATGATATCGAATAATCTACTGAACTTGTTCATATGTTGTTCCCTTTTATTAAATAACAGTTTATAATTCTCAAAATTTAGGTCTGACTAATATATTGTTTTTTTGACTAAAAACTATGCTGGCAGAGTAATAATTATGCTATCTATGTATGCATCTTGGTTAAAATCAATGATATGGATAAATTGTTCCATGGTATTAACCAATGTGGTGAAACGATTGTTGAAAATTAACTGATACCTAATTTCAGTTCATTGAAAATCTTCAATATCCTTTTAATTCCTTTTAACACAACATTAATCGTCACATTTATAAGATAATAAAAATTATGGATAATCACCTTATCTTTCCGGGTGTAGGTAGAATTGTACTAGTTGCGAACTTCGACTGCTCATTCACATTCCATTCCCCTTATATAAGCCAATCAAACCCCTTCGGAAGCGGGTTTGATTGCGCTATTCATTGCGTTTGAATTGGGAGAGTAAGTGTTTTATCTAGTACTTAGTATTGAGTAGTTGGTATTTAGACCTGATCCTGGCGATCCTTTCATCTTTCCTTTCTTGGTTCAGACCAATTACCATAGGTCTAACTACTAAGTACTAACTACTATAAACACTTCACGATATACTTTAGTCGCATTTTTACCGTTTAAAAATTAATGTTACATTTGGACGTTTAGATAGATAAATAATTTATGAGGAAAACATTACAATTAACTTTCATTCTGGTTTTGACCGTATTTGCGGGTATTAACATCGCGCAGGCACAATTGCCATCGACACATGCTATTGGGGCTCGCTTCGGATCTGCGACAGGTGTTACATACCGTTATAGCTTAAACCAAACAAATGCTATCGAGGGAATCTTAAGCGTGCAAAGTAATTCGAAATACAGTAGATTTCGCTTGGTAGGATTGTATGAGTATCACATGCCTATCGCGAACGACTTCTCTTGGTTTTGGGGATTTGGTGGTAGTGTTGGTTCGTATTCCGGTAAAGCATATACTGATGACAAAGGGAATCGCTTTGACAAATATTCGGAACTTGCGTTAAGCGTGGATGGTATTGCAGGGGTAGAATACAAAATCCCTTCCGCACCGATCGCTCTTTCCTTGGATATCAAGCCGCACTTTGACTTCTTGCAAAGCTCAGGCTTTAAAATATTTGATACCTTCGGATTTTCTGTTAGGTATACTTTCTAAGAAAATTAAAAGGCTCGCGATTGCGAGCCTTTTTTGTTATATCTTATTGTTATCAATTTTCTCTATCAATATTTTCAGTGCTTTTGTCGGGTTTCTCGAGAAGTATTTCGAAAGCGAATAAGCATTGATGGATCGATTCAAATGTTTAATTGCATTGTCCTTGGCGCCTACCTTGACTAATATAGGGCTAGCGCTTATCGTAATGTCAGTTTGGAAAGGATTTAGCGTGCAGGCGTAATTTAACCAGTTGCCGACTCTTTTCTTTGTGCTCAGTTTATTATCAGAAATACGCCAATAATAATCAATCCATGCCAGCATGTTTCTACTGCTCAAATTCCCTCGGCCTAGCGCCTGCTCCAAATGCCGATTGGCATTGGTCTCGTTATTTGCTATAGAAGGGTTCAGCTTGAGTTTTTTGTTAGCTTGGGCCTCAACCTCTTCCAATGGATGCGTTAAAATGAGTTGAGTCATGTAGCGCTCCAGTAAGGGTTTGAATTTTGAACGATTGTTGTCATTTACAGATAAATACTGCAGTTGAAGAAAATCTTCAGATGCAAAAAAGATTCCTCGACCGCTGGAAATGGAAAGATCTTGATCATTACTTGCGGTACTTACTTTTGATTCCTTAAAGCGTTTATGAAATTCTAGAGCCTGCTGGAAGGTTTTGTCATCTCCAATGTAAATCAGATTATCCATTATTTTGCCCATAGTCAATTCAATAGAAAAGACAATATTTGTTCTGAATTTTCTTGAAAAGTTTTCCTCCTTCTGTTTCTTTTTTACGATCAATTCCAGCATCCTGTTGAAGACCCTGTGGTTATAGGTCGAAATTTGTCGAATCATTTCTTCATTCGTATAGATTTGATCACCTTCTTCTGCTAGGAAATCCGTCTCAGGCAGATTGAGAAGATATCGTGCAGCAATATCAGACTTGAGGTATGGATCGTTAACCGTGGCATAGAAATCTGTTAGAAATTCTAGATCTTTCTTGCCATCTCTAAAATCAGATTCCATGTTTTTGAGACCGCCATGTTTAAATGTAAATCTTGTTTTTTCTGCCTCTTGAATTAGCTGTTCTGCCGTTTTCGATCCAACAAGACTGTGCATTAATACGCCATCATAAGTAATAAAAGCCATAGTTGGGTAGGCTCTTACGCCATATTTTTTTGCTAGTTCAGGCCCTTCACCTTTTTCAGCGTCGATTTTTAGGTTTATAAAATTCGCATTAAAAACTTCACCTACTTCCGGCCTAGTAAATACATTCGCTGCCATGCGCTTGCATGGGCCGCACCAGTCGGTGAGAAAGTCGACAAAGATTATTTTTTTCTCCGTTTTGGCTTTATCCAGAGCGCTTCGAAAATTTGCTGATTCTTCAAAATTTATTCCCTGTGCAAAAACTTTATGATGAACAGATTGAAAAAAGAAAAGGATAATTAAAAATATAGATAGATTAAGTTTCATTTGAGTTTTTATTTAAATGATGTATTTCTTTATTATTTATCAATCGGTCGGATGGCGTAGTCATTTTTCCACATCTGCCTGCCTATCGCATTATTTAACGACCATTCTATACGTCTTGCCTGGTCCTGAGTGATGACGCTTTGAAAAGACCCTTGCTCGCCGGTATTGGAAGAGAAATACTCAATCCAAGGAAATCCTGGCACTCCTCCGGTTTTGTTTGTGTTGATTCTAACCGTATACTTTATTCTAGAGCTACCAATTTCAGTACCTGCCAGCCCTCCTTTGCTTGCCGAGGCGTAATAAGGATTATATATGAAAGTGTCTTCGCAATAATCGTCAACCCATGTTTTAGGGCTACCGAAATAGAATTTTGTTTCACTAACAGAACCGTTTGGAATGACACCGAGGAAAGCAGACATTTGTGAAACATAATCAGGATATAATTGCGCGAAACCATCGCTTTTCTTGTGGAACACCAAGCCTACATTTTCGAGATAGGTCGGTTTTTTCTTCCATGAATCGATAGCTGCCTGCCCTTCAAGTTCCAATAAGCTGACAGATGCGGGCAAAGGAAACTTTTGGGCATCATAACTGCCTTTTGCGAAGGCGGAGGGGATCGATCGAATATACCTGTTCGCTTCGGTGGTGTTTGCCCATCCACTTGCCGTTACAATCCAAATGTTTAAATATTGTTCGCAGTCCCAATAAAGGCGAGGATTTTCCAATACATAGTTGATACTAAAGTCTTGTTTGTTCTGCGATTCTGTGAGATAGATTCGATTGATCCCAGCCTCTTGCAATATCCTTCCGTTTGGATCTCGAACGGCTGGAACAAATTCTATATTCGGATTTGCTCCATTCGATGCCACGCTGTTCTTTCGACCAAATACTTTGTTGTATAAGTCGATTACGAAATACACGGCATCAGCGTTTAATTCCTGCATCTGTTCCTTTGCCTTATCGACGTCGACAAGATGAAATACGACAGGAATCCTTTTTTTTGAAGGCATCGGATCTGCCTGCCTCACGTGCATGCGAAAATATGTCGGGTCATCGACGACCTCTATTCCCTGGCCGGTTTCGGGAAATTCAGCTAATAGTTGCAATACGGGTTTGGTTGATCTTATCCCATCAACTTCGGCGTAGAAGTCAATAAAGGGTTCGCTGATATCCTTAGTGGAGAAGTCGGCAGGATATTCCTTTCCACTTCGGTCGAAAAACTTGATTGTATGCGTCTTCCAACGATTTACAGGAATCTCTTTGTATTTCGCTTGTGTATTTCCATAGATATCGGTATAAGTTCCAGCTTTCGTATAGAGCTTAACTTCTAACCCTAATTTCGAAACTCCGTCAGCAACAAAAAAATTGCTGTTTGCTTGACAAACAACTTTGTCAATGTGGTATGTTAATTCGCGTATGTCTTCTTTATCAGGCTTACATCCCTGAATGAAGAATATAAGGCCGAACAGGTAATATA from Sphingobacterium sp. BN32 harbors:
- a CDS encoding YihY/virulence factor BrkB family protein gives rise to the protein MIITVWTKLKEFWGLLVNAVNGFIEDNCMKLSASLAYYTVFSIGPLLLILTWTLGFFYGEHLDGTVGAREQVMDELSELFGREIASTLESTVSKISLDSKSNIGIIIGSATLMFTSTTIFVDIQNSINTIWKVKPKPKKGWLKLIINRLISFSMILGLVFLLMASLIVSSLIGIMTDYFNQFIQHWDISLIDMVNTSITFLVITTLFGTIYAFLPDAKVRFKDILGGALFTSFLFMLGKYGISVYLSQNMTASSYGAAGSIIILLAWVYYSSAILYFGAEFTKEYAIKYGKGIQPSSFAVLVKQTELEIDPETGIREVVKKHNDPVQ
- a CDS encoding long-chain fatty acid--CoA ligase codes for the protein MNKFSRLFDIIINYKTEYAKDIMVAGRAGDQWRTFSTAEFVDIVNNLSKGLIARGIKKGDRVAIMSGNRPEWNFIDFACNQLGVATVPLYPTLSNQDLIYIINDADVKMVFVSNEELATKADLAMKENDINIETYTFDKLEGRKYYMEVADLGKANDVDLTPYNDAVVADDLLTLIYTSGTTGKPKGVYLSHENLLSNVQACNHLITTEYKKALSFLPLCHIFERMVVYMYFSRGVQIYYAENLDNIVVDINDVKPDLFTTVPRVLEKVYDKVVAKGKDLTGIKKSLFFWALDLGLKYQEPKTNSAFYNFKLGIARKLIFSKWKEALGGNIKIIISGGAALQERLARVFWAAGIKVLEGYGLTETSPVIAVNSWDEDDVKFGTVGRVLNNLDVKIAEDGEIMVKGPSITKGYYKNDEATKEAFDSNGYFHTGDIGELTPDGFLRITDRKKEMFKTAGGKYVAPQVLENKLMESTLIAQVMVIGENQRFPAALIVPAFEELEKYCKHKGIPYSSKEEAIKQGEVLTKYEQIISQAMANFGHWEQVKKFKLLSKEWTIDNGELTPKLSLKRKVILQKNEELIKNIYKE
- a CDS encoding thioredoxin domain-containing protein, producing the protein MKLNLSIFLIILFFFQSVHHKVFAQGINFEESANFRSALDKAKTEKKIIFVDFLTDWCGPCKRMAANVFTRPEVGEVFNANFINLKIDAEKGEGPELAKKYGVRAYPTMAFITYDGVLMHSLVGSKTAEQLIQEAEKTRFTFKHGGLKNMESDFRDGKKDLEFLTDFYATVNDPYLKSDIAARYLLNLPETDFLAEEGDQIYTNEEMIRQISTYNHRVFNRMLELIVKKKQKEENFSRKFRTNIVFSIELTMGKIMDNLIYIGDDKTFQQALEFHKRFKESKVSTASNDQDLSISSGRGIFFASEDFLQLQYLSVNDNNRSKFKPLLERYMTQLILTHPLEEVEAQANKKLKLNPSIANNETNANRHLEQALGRGNLSSRNMLAWIDYYWRISDNKLSTKKRVGNWLNYACTLNPFQTDITISASPILVKVGAKDNAIKHLNRSINAYSLSKYFSRNPTKALKILIEKIDNNKI